One segment of Anatilimnocola aggregata DNA contains the following:
- a CDS encoding BamA/OMP85 family outer membrane protein: MTLSPQRRMLWTRPVRALALVCGWVACLAGLSNSASGQYQDYPPAQPYGNANPYLAAPSAPQPGYSPQAAPPGYAPPAYGQPSYPQPNYGQPTYGQPTVASAPTGGFASPNPYLQPNGPTTAYQPGASGFGPPPMAPGVGPSGQPIFNPSNTPSNLPSVMPTAPEYLQPPPNTTPLDVFVEETRTGRFMFGVAVNSDAGVTGQITIDERNFDYSRTPDSWDDFANGTAWRGAGQGFRLEAQPGSQVQRYLVSFTEPYFMNSNVSFSASAFYFDRGYYDYSESRYGGRLAWGYRLTPDMSITGALRAENINIFNPRVNTVPELNAALGTSDLFSGKVSLTHDTRDLPFMPTEGHMIEMSFEQAFGSYDFPKGEVNWYQYFMLHERPDGSGRHTIAVSSRVGFSGSQTPIFENYFAGGFSTMRGFAFRGASPIENGVRVGGEFQFLNSVEYFFPLTADDMVKGTVFVDFGTVERDIAVRPDNFRVAPGFGLRINVPALGPAPLALDFAFPVASATGDEEQLFSFFFGLSRQ; encoded by the coding sequence ATGACCCTTTCGCCACAACGCCGAATGCTTTGGACCCGCCCGGTTCGAGCGCTTGCGCTGGTTTGCGGTTGGGTCGCCTGTCTCGCCGGACTTTCGAACTCGGCCAGCGGTCAATATCAGGACTATCCGCCCGCTCAGCCTTACGGCAACGCGAATCCTTACCTGGCTGCACCAAGTGCTCCTCAGCCTGGCTACTCTCCCCAGGCAGCTCCGCCGGGCTATGCCCCGCCCGCTTACGGTCAACCAAGCTACCCTCAGCCGAATTACGGCCAGCCGACTTATGGTCAGCCGACTGTGGCATCCGCGCCAACGGGCGGGTTCGCTTCGCCGAACCCTTACTTGCAACCGAACGGCCCGACCACCGCTTATCAACCAGGGGCGTCTGGCTTTGGTCCTCCGCCAATGGCTCCGGGGGTTGGCCCTTCGGGACAGCCGATCTTTAACCCCAGCAATACTCCCTCCAATTTGCCATCGGTCATGCCGACTGCGCCGGAGTATTTGCAGCCGCCGCCAAACACGACTCCCCTCGATGTCTTTGTCGAAGAGACTCGCACAGGTCGCTTTATGTTTGGTGTCGCCGTGAATAGCGATGCTGGTGTGACGGGCCAAATCACGATCGACGAACGCAATTTCGACTATTCCCGCACGCCCGATAGCTGGGATGACTTCGCCAACGGCACAGCCTGGCGCGGTGCAGGCCAAGGGTTCCGGCTCGAAGCGCAGCCTGGTAGCCAGGTGCAACGCTACCTGGTGAGCTTCACTGAACCGTACTTCATGAACAGCAACGTCAGCTTTAGCGCTAGTGCGTTCTACTTCGACCGTGGGTACTACGACTATTCAGAATCTCGCTACGGCGGCCGCCTGGCATGGGGCTATCGTTTGACACCCGACATGTCGATCACTGGTGCTCTGCGGGCCGAGAATATCAACATTTTCAATCCCCGCGTAAACACGGTCCCCGAGCTGAACGCAGCGCTCGGCACCAGCGACCTCTTTAGCGGCAAAGTCTCGCTGACACACGATACTCGCGACTTGCCTTTCATGCCGACCGAAGGTCACATGATTGAAATGTCGTTCGAGCAGGCTTTCGGCTCTTACGATTTCCCGAAGGGCGAAGTGAACTGGTATCAATACTTCATGCTGCACGAACGGCCTGACGGCTCCGGCCGTCATACGATTGCCGTCAGCAGCCGAGTTGGCTTTTCTGGTTCGCAGACGCCCATTTTCGAGAACTACTTTGCGGGCGGTTTCTCTACGATGCGTGGTTTTGCCTTCCGCGGTGCTTCGCCCATCGAGAACGGTGTGCGGGTGGGTGGTGAATTCCAATTCCTCAACAGCGTCGAATACTTCTTCCCGCTGACTGCCGACGACATGGTGAAGGGAACCGTGTTCGTGGACTTCGGTACTGTCGAGCGAGATATTGCCGTACGTCCAGACAACTTCCGCGTCGCGCCGGGTTTCGGCCTGCGAATCAACGTCCCGGCGCTTGGTCCTGCACCACTGGCCCTCGACTTCGCCTTCCCTGTAGCGTCGGCAACGGGCGACGAAGAGCAACTCTTCAGCTTCTTCTTTGGCTTGTCGCGCCAATAG
- a CDS encoding diguanylate cyclase yields MTPGVTSILLVDDDPAILRLLARWLEQAGYRVTTARDGYEAKQAIERECPHVVVTDWEMPHVDGLELCRWVRGQNLPHYVYLLFLTVRAGLSDLVRGLESGADDFLKKPIDKDELLARLRSAKRVLDLEERLGVLARCDALTGLASRRTFFEFLNREWSRSQRYRFPLSCVMVDIDYFKRINDTHGHAAGDEVIRRVADCLSAGCRTSDIVSRHGGEEFCLLLPETIEHNAATWADRMRQKLAALRIEFGGKTLQITASLGVAQRMSDTATSEQLVDMADQALIVAKRTGRDRVATFASLSQATPLPASSSSPAVLLQNVAARQVMTTLVAGLDQNDTVDVASRYFLRFRIAIAAVIDEEGKLVGVLSEKDVMAAMLQPEWWKMRIQDVMRANVVCYEEETPALTIYEFLCRVTLRAAVIVNQGRPTGLITRGSLLRYFTNALSVGGHLAGESPLLEQLEASSSGERTSAEDVRRRILQTVRAVNDEALDLRERLDVASQDLVPCLVGGASRIQELANDLLACSRFAGERAEPQEHGMLLG; encoded by the coding sequence ATGACACCCGGTGTGACTTCGATTCTGCTGGTCGACGATGATCCCGCTATCTTGCGGCTGCTCGCTCGTTGGCTGGAGCAGGCTGGATATCGTGTAACCACTGCGCGCGATGGCTATGAAGCCAAACAGGCGATTGAGCGCGAGTGTCCGCATGTCGTCGTGACCGACTGGGAGATGCCGCATGTCGACGGCCTGGAACTTTGCCGCTGGGTCCGCGGCCAGAACCTGCCTCACTATGTCTACTTGCTGTTTCTCACGGTCCGCGCTGGGCTGAGCGATCTCGTTCGGGGACTGGAATCTGGTGCCGACGACTTCTTGAAGAAGCCGATCGATAAAGACGAACTACTGGCCCGCCTCCGTTCGGCCAAACGAGTGCTCGACCTCGAAGAGCGACTGGGCGTGCTCGCTCGCTGCGATGCGCTCACGGGATTAGCTTCGCGGCGGACCTTCTTCGAGTTCTTGAATCGCGAATGGAGTCGTTCACAGCGTTATCGGTTTCCGCTTTCGTGCGTGATGGTCGATATCGACTATTTCAAACGAATCAATGACACCCACGGCCACGCGGCCGGCGATGAAGTTATTCGTCGCGTGGCTGACTGTTTGTCCGCCGGTTGTCGCACTAGCGATATTGTCAGCCGTCATGGCGGCGAAGAGTTTTGCTTGCTGTTACCCGAAACGATTGAGCACAATGCCGCCACTTGGGCCGATCGCATGCGACAGAAGTTAGCGGCGCTCAGGATCGAATTCGGCGGCAAGACGTTACAGATTACTGCCAGCCTCGGTGTTGCCCAACGCATGAGCGATACGGCGACCAGCGAGCAACTTGTCGATATGGCAGACCAGGCCCTCATCGTTGCCAAGCGAACTGGCCGCGATCGAGTCGCGACGTTTGCCTCCCTTTCGCAAGCGACGCCACTGCCGGCGAGCAGTTCCAGTCCAGCGGTGTTGCTGCAGAATGTGGCTGCCCGGCAAGTGATGACCACGCTTGTCGCTGGACTCGATCAAAACGACACCGTCGATGTGGCGTCGCGCTACTTCCTCCGCTTTCGCATCGCCATTGCCGCTGTCATTGATGAAGAAGGCAAGCTCGTCGGGGTGCTGTCCGAAAAGGATGTGATGGCCGCGATGCTGCAGCCCGAGTGGTGGAAAATGCGCATTCAGGATGTCATGCGAGCAAACGTTGTTTGTTACGAAGAAGAAACGCCCGCTCTGACCATCTACGAGTTTCTCTGCCGCGTTACATTGCGGGCCGCCGTCATCGTGAATCAAGGCCGACCGACAGGATTGATTACCCGTGGCAGCCTGCTCCGGTACTTCACCAATGCTCTCAGCGTCGGCGGACATCTGGCGGGTGAGAGTCCGCTGCTGGAGCAACTCGAGGCCTCTTCGTCCGGCGAGCGAACTTCGGCCGAAGATGTTCGCCGGCGAATCTTGCAAACGGTGCGAGCTGTGAACGACGAAGCACTCGACCTGCGCGAGCGGTTGGATGTGGCCTCGCAAGATCTCGTACCCTGCCTGGTAGGTGGTGCCTCTCGCATTCAAGAGTTGGCGAACGATCTGCTTGCCTGCTCACGTTTTGCTGGCGAGCGCGCGGAACCGCAGGAACACGGCATGCTGCTGGGCTGA
- a CDS encoding glycosyltransferase family 2 protein, producing MPRLSIVIPCLGGATEFEDTLVSVLQNRPAQCEVIVVHALPYDDPYGLQDEVRFIRVSGKPGLVQLANTGIEAAKSEIVHILGCRLTVQEGWAETALQHFKNSQIAAVSPLIVAPHDQQVTAAGVSYGAGGRRKIVGAGLAQANHKLNKLKVAGPTLEAGFYRREALLALGGWQELVGDVAADVDLAQSLIALDLTTVVATDSVLHELRPAARSAGFAYGRALERLFWRQYASANPAWAIICHMLVVMFETATRLPNGDALTTLLGRAVGLMHAGTTSKYRHSLEQSRQALEAAAEPSTLSMSAAREERMYSAPETQQRRRAA from the coding sequence GTGCCTCGGCTCTCCATAGTGATTCCGTGTCTGGGTGGCGCGACCGAGTTTGAAGATACTCTGGTCTCGGTCCTCCAGAATCGCCCCGCGCAATGCGAGGTGATAGTCGTACACGCGTTGCCTTACGATGATCCGTACGGGCTGCAAGACGAGGTCCGTTTCATTCGCGTGAGCGGCAAACCAGGGCTCGTACAACTCGCCAACACCGGCATCGAAGCTGCCAAGAGCGAGATCGTACACATTCTGGGCTGTCGCTTGACTGTGCAAGAAGGCTGGGCGGAAACCGCGCTGCAGCATTTCAAGAATTCACAGATCGCGGCCGTTTCACCACTTATTGTTGCACCCCACGATCAGCAAGTGACAGCCGCTGGTGTGAGCTATGGCGCTGGTGGACGGCGGAAAATTGTTGGCGCGGGTCTCGCTCAAGCCAACCACAAGCTGAACAAACTGAAAGTTGCCGGCCCCACTTTGGAAGCTGGCTTCTATCGTCGTGAAGCACTGCTGGCGCTCGGTGGCTGGCAAGAGTTGGTCGGCGATGTTGCCGCCGACGTTGATTTGGCTCAATCGTTGATAGCGCTCGATCTCACCACGGTCGTTGCGACTGACAGCGTGCTGCACGAACTGCGACCAGCAGCTCGCTCGGCTGGATTTGCCTACGGCCGCGCACTCGAACGACTCTTTTGGCGGCAATATGCCAGCGCGAATCCAGCCTGGGCTATCATTTGCCATATGCTGGTCGTGATGTTCGAAACGGCCACCCGGCTGCCAAATGGTGACGCGCTCACGACGCTGTTGGGCCGTGCCGTGGGCTTGATGCATGCCGGCACAACCAGCAAGTATCGCCATTCGCTCGAACAATCGCGTCAGGCACTTGAAGCTGCTGCCGAACCAAGCACCCTGTCGATGTCTGCCGCTCGGGAAGAACGAATGTACTCAGCTCCCGAAACTCAGCAACGCCGCCGCGCTGCTTAG
- the pyrF gene encoding orotidine-5'-phosphate decarboxylase — MNFADRLIAAVRAKQTPVLVGLDPRAESLPAGMLTAKDIVSTAKAYEVFCRGVIDVVAPLVPAVKPQAAFFEQLGPAGCVALGEVVRYAASKGLLVIMDGKRNDIGTTAQAYAEAYLGPGDLSPWGADALTVSPYLGEDSITPFLQTSKDHGAGIFVLVKTSNPGGGRFQDLVADDLPLYRHVAQYVEQLSAATLGENGYGIVGAVAGATYPQQLAELRAAMPHTWLLIPGYGAQGGTAADCAAAFDERGLGAVVNNSRGIIFAHQRDAYREKFGSARWQGAVEAATREMIDQLAAATSAGKLRS; from the coding sequence ATGAATTTCGCTGATCGCCTGATTGCAGCCGTAAGAGCCAAACAAACACCGGTTTTGGTGGGACTTGATCCTCGCGCCGAGAGTTTACCAGCGGGGATGTTAACCGCCAAGGATATTGTTTCCACTGCCAAGGCTTATGAGGTCTTCTGCCGCGGTGTGATCGATGTCGTCGCGCCGCTCGTTCCCGCGGTGAAACCCCAAGCGGCATTCTTCGAACAACTGGGGCCCGCTGGTTGCGTGGCTCTGGGTGAAGTCGTCCGCTATGCCGCGAGCAAAGGGTTGCTCGTAATTATGGACGGCAAACGGAATGATATCGGCACCACCGCGCAGGCCTATGCCGAAGCTTATCTGGGACCGGGTGATTTAAGTCCTTGGGGTGCGGATGCGCTAACCGTTAGTCCGTACCTGGGTGAGGACAGCATCACGCCGTTTTTGCAAACGTCGAAGGATCATGGTGCGGGCATCTTTGTGCTGGTGAAAACGTCAAATCCAGGTGGTGGTCGTTTTCAAGACTTAGTAGCCGATGACCTGCCCCTCTACCGACACGTCGCTCAGTACGTGGAGCAACTATCTGCCGCCACGCTCGGCGAAAATGGGTACGGAATTGTTGGTGCCGTCGCAGGTGCGACCTATCCGCAGCAATTGGCCGAACTACGCGCAGCGATGCCGCACACGTGGTTGCTCATTCCCGGCTATGGCGCACAAGGTGGAACCGCAGCTGATTGCGCAGCTGCCTTCGATGAGCGCGGACTCGGCGCCGTGGTGAACAACAGCCGTGGCATCATCTTCGCACATCAACGCGATGCTTACCGCGAGAAGTTTGGCTCCGCCCGCTGGCAAGGAGCCGTCGAAGCTGCGACACGCGAAATGATCGACCAATTGGCTGCTGCAACTTCGGCAGGGAAGTTGCGATCCTAG
- a CDS encoding RsmD family RNA methyltransferase: MKKAARRDEAKKKRGKPDEASEATTKKAAGRKSPREEDDQPIAGVRIIGGTFRGRNLQYSGDLRTRPMKDRTREAIFNLVGIDVIGRHVFDLFAGTGALGLEAMSRGAAKATLVERHLPTRNLIEDNIRTLGLEDRAIAVFSDAFMFARKLQPDEQGTSWVVFCSPPYELFVSRRDDMLAMIAGIVAKMPVGSTLIVETDEHFDTALLPDTIEWRVRKYYPAFVSIAEKTE, from the coding sequence GTGAAAAAAGCAGCGAGACGCGACGAGGCGAAGAAGAAGCGTGGTAAGCCGGACGAAGCAAGCGAAGCGACCACCAAGAAAGCGGCGGGACGAAAATCGCCGCGTGAAGAGGACGATCAACCGATCGCGGGCGTGCGGATCATTGGCGGCACATTTCGCGGCCGTAATTTGCAGTACAGCGGCGACCTCCGTACACGGCCGATGAAGGATCGCACGCGCGAAGCGATTTTTAACCTGGTCGGTATCGACGTGATTGGCCGGCACGTGTTCGACCTGTTCGCCGGCACGGGTGCCCTCGGACTGGAAGCAATGAGTCGCGGCGCGGCAAAGGCCACGCTCGTCGAACGGCACTTGCCAACGCGCAACTTGATCGAAGACAACATCCGCACGCTCGGCTTGGAAGATCGCGCGATCGCGGTCTTCAGCGATGCGTTCATGTTCGCGCGCAAGTTACAGCCCGATGAACAAGGCACGTCTTGGGTCGTCTTCTGCTCGCCCCCTTATGAACTGTTTGTCAGCCGGCGGGACGACATGCTGGCGATGATCGCGGGGATTGTTGCCAAGATGCCAGTCGGCAGTACGCTGATTGTCGAGACGGACGAACACTTCGATACGGCGCTATTGCCCGACACGATCGAGTGGCGGGTGCGCAAGTACTATCCAGCCTTCGTATCGATTGCCGAGAAAACCGAATGA